One window of Psychrobacillus sp. FSL H8-0483 genomic DNA carries:
- a CDS encoding YuiB family protein: MDFMLVQMILSVVIFFVMFFGIAFLINMLLRMTWFMAILYPIVVVFIIDEVGFFDYLTKPSSSFRALGDKIVSLHAADIIILSSGLIGAIAAGFVIKYLRKNGYQMF; encoded by the coding sequence ATGGATTTTATGCTCGTACAAATGATACTCTCAGTTGTCATATTTTTTGTTATGTTTTTTGGAATCGCCTTCTTAATAAATATGTTACTTAGAATGACTTGGTTTATGGCAATACTTTATCCGATTGTTGTTGTGTTTATAATTGATGAAGTTGGCTTTTTTGATTATCTAACAAAACCAAGTTCTTCTTTCCGGGCCCTAGGGGATAAAATAGTTTCACTCCATGCAGCTGATATTATCATTTTATCTAGTGGATTGATTGGAGCAATTGCAGCAGGTTTTGTCATTAAATACTTAAGAAAAAATGGATATCAAATGTTTTAA
- a CDS encoding NUDIX hydrolase yields MYSLAREDRGNVWLGVAGLVENYKGEWLVVKKRYGGLHGRWSLPAGFVNRNETVDQAVLREVKEETGVSATVLKMIGFRSGVIQNETSDNMAIFLLSPIEKEPILQAQLSELYEVIWAHPSKLINDSDASVMLHELAKKTIDDGFRTIEGINPGDVFGYTSYKLFIK; encoded by the coding sequence ATGTACAGTTTGGCAAGAGAAGATCGTGGGAATGTTTGGCTTGGGGTAGCTGGACTAGTGGAGAATTATAAAGGGGAATGGCTAGTAGTAAAGAAAAGATACGGGGGTCTTCACGGTCGTTGGTCTTTACCAGCAGGGTTTGTCAATAGAAACGAAACCGTCGATCAAGCCGTGCTTCGTGAAGTAAAAGAAGAAACAGGAGTATCTGCTACAGTACTCAAGATGATTGGCTTTCGAAGTGGGGTAATCCAAAACGAAACTAGTGATAACATGGCTATCTTTTTATTATCACCAATAGAGAAAGAACCGATTTTACAAGCACAACTATCGGAACTCTATGAAGTAATATGGGCACATCCATCAAAGCTAATAAACGATAGTGACGCCTCAGTTATGCTTCATGAGTTAGCGAAGAAAACGATAGATGACGGATTTCGAACCATCGAAGGGATAAATCCCGGTGATGTATTTGGCTATACGAGTTATAAATTATTTATAAAATGA
- a CDS encoding divergent PAP2 family protein, protein MAIFQNTPLMAALFSIFFAQFVKIPIHFLMTKKLDWKLFTSTGGMPSSHSAAVTSLCTAIAFEMGLDSPLFAVATVFAVIVMFDATGVRFQAGQQAIIINQMRADFQVFIEQTKGWAHKKNEEKMEELKTLLGHKPIEVFMGALTGILISIIIYTSIE, encoded by the coding sequence TTGGCAATCTTCCAAAACACTCCATTAATGGCTGCACTATTTTCTATTTTCTTTGCACAATTTGTAAAGATTCCTATTCATTTTCTAATGACAAAGAAATTAGATTGGAAGTTATTCACGTCTACTGGCGGAATGCCTAGTTCTCACTCTGCTGCTGTAACATCACTTTGTACTGCTATTGCATTTGAAATGGGACTAGATTCACCACTCTTTGCAGTTGCGACAGTATTCGCTGTTATTGTCATGTTCGATGCAACTGGCGTTCGTTTCCAAGCAGGACAGCAAGCAATTATTATTAATCAAATGCGTGCCGACTTTCAAGTTTTTATAGAACAAACGAAAGGGTGGGCTCATAAAAAAAATGAGGAAAAGATGGAAGAGTTGAAGACATTACTCGGTCATAAACCAATTGAAGTTTTTATGGGTGCACTAACAGGGATCTTGATATCTATCATAATTTACACATCGATAGAATGA
- a CDS encoding Na+/H+ antiporter subunit E: MAFQILLNVFIALTWMFLSVSFKPTTFIIGYIIGILMLFMLRKSFNSRFYMARVWAVIKLILLFLKELTLSNISVLKLIIKPDMPIRPAIFAMPTVLEQDWEITLLSSLITLTPGTIVIDISDDNKTLYIHAIEFDDVDEAIDSIKNTFEKAILEVSRS; this comes from the coding sequence ATGGCTTTTCAGATTTTATTAAATGTATTTATTGCGCTCACATGGATGTTCTTATCCGTCTCTTTTAAACCAACTACATTTATTATTGGTTATATAATTGGGATACTTATGCTTTTCATGCTTCGTAAATCTTTTAATTCACGATTCTATATGGCACGTGTTTGGGCTGTTATTAAGCTAATTTTGTTATTCTTAAAAGAATTAACCTTATCAAATATTTCTGTGTTAAAGCTTATTATTAAACCAGATATGCCTATTCGTCCGGCGATATTCGCAATGCCTACTGTACTCGAACAAGACTGGGAAATAACACTTCTATCAAGTTTGATTACCTTAACGCCAGGAACAATAGTTATAGACATATCCGATGACAATAAAACACTATATATCCACGCGATTGAATTTGACGATGTGGATGAAGCAATAGATTCTATAAAGAACACTTTTGAAAAAGCAATTTTGGAGGTGAGTAGATCATGA
- a CDS encoding Na(+)/H(+) antiporter subunit F1: MTAFLWVIVVLISISLLGFVYRLVIGPSTPDRVIALDAIGVGLISLIGLISILFDTGFFLEVILLLAILSFIGTVAFSKFTEKGEIIQRDRNS, translated from the coding sequence ATGACAGCCTTTCTCTGGGTAATCGTCGTTTTAATTAGTATATCCCTCCTAGGCTTTGTGTATCGTCTAGTGATAGGCCCTTCTACTCCGGATCGTGTTATTGCATTAGATGCAATTGGAGTGGGTTTAATTTCATTAATTGGCCTTATTTCCATCTTGTTTGATACTGGATTTTTCTTAGAGGTCATTTTATTATTAGCAATTCTTTCATTCATAGGTACTGTTGCTTTTTCTAAATTCACGGAGAAGGGAGAAATCATTCAACGTGACCGTAATAGCTAA
- a CDS encoding NifU family protein produces the protein MTDTLNEQVQEVLDKLRPFLLRDGGDCELVDIEDGIVKLRLLGACGSCPSSTITLKAGIERALLEEVPGIIEVEQVF, from the coding sequence ATGACTGATACATTAAATGAACAAGTTCAAGAAGTTTTAGATAAATTACGCCCATTTTTACTACGCGATGGGGGAGACTGTGAGCTTGTAGACATTGAAGACGGTATTGTAAAGCTACGCCTTCTAGGAGCATGCGGAAGCTGCCCGAGTTCAACGATTACATTAAAAGCAGGAATTGAACGTGCTCTACTAGAAGAAGTTCCAGGAATAATTGAAGTAGAACAAGTATTTTAA
- a CDS encoding NAD(P)/FAD-dependent oxidoreductase: MRKLVLLGGGYGNMRVLLRLLPNNLPDDVEITLIDRTPFHSLKTEFYALAAGTSPDNEIRVAFPESPKLKITYGEIVEIDVETKQVLLADGQAVAYDDLVIGLGCEDKYHNVPGADEFTYSIQTIGRSRDTYNKVGGLAAGSIVGIVGAGLSGIELASELRESRPDLKIKLFDRSPRVLRDFPERLSNYVQKWFDTNNVEVVSNSNITKVEPNKLYNHEEVIPVDVVVWTAGIQPAAPVRALPGEKDNTGRVILTQYHDLPNFENVFVVGDCASLPFAPSAQLAEEQAEQIVKVLQARWKDMPLPEKMPEIKLKGFMGSLGKKQGFAYLADISVTGRIARLMKSGLLWMYKRHNG, encoded by the coding sequence ATGCGAAAATTAGTATTACTTGGTGGAGGATACGGTAATATGCGCGTGTTACTTCGGTTATTGCCGAACAACTTGCCGGATGATGTAGAAATCACATTAATAGACCGAACACCATTTCATAGCTTAAAAACAGAGTTTTATGCGTTAGCAGCAGGAACATCACCTGATAATGAGATTCGAGTAGCTTTTCCTGAGAGTCCTAAACTAAAGATAACGTATGGTGAAATTGTAGAAATTGATGTAGAAACTAAGCAGGTTTTATTAGCAGACGGACAAGCAGTTGCGTATGATGATCTAGTTATTGGACTTGGTTGTGAAGATAAGTACCATAACGTCCCTGGAGCAGATGAATTTACGTACAGCATTCAAACGATTGGGCGGTCACGTGACACGTATAATAAAGTTGGTGGATTAGCAGCGGGATCTATAGTTGGCATTGTTGGTGCTGGACTAAGTGGGATTGAACTAGCAAGTGAACTTCGTGAAAGTCGTCCAGATTTAAAAATTAAATTATTTGATCGAAGTCCACGCGTATTAAGAGATTTCCCAGAACGTTTAAGTAATTATGTGCAAAAATGGTTCGATACGAACAATGTAGAGGTAGTAAGCAACTCCAACATTACAAAAGTAGAACCGAATAAACTATATAATCATGAAGAAGTAATCCCAGTGGACGTGGTTGTATGGACAGCAGGTATTCAACCAGCTGCACCAGTGAGAGCGTTGCCAGGAGAAAAGGATAATACAGGACGTGTTATCTTAACTCAATATCATGATCTACCTAATTTTGAAAACGTATTTGTCGTAGGTGATTGTGCTTCTCTACCATTTGCACCTAGTGCTCAATTAGCAGAAGAACAAGCGGAACAAATCGTAAAAGTTTTGCAAGCACGTTGGAAAGACATGCCACTTCCAGAAAAAATGCCGGAAATTAAATTAAAAGGTTTCATGGGATCTCTAGGAAAAAAACAAGGCTTTGCTTACTTGGCAGATATCTCCGTAACTGGCCGTATCGCAAGATTAATGAAATCTGGATTACTTTGGATGTATAAGAGACATAATGGGTAA
- a CDS encoding Na(+)/H(+) antiporter subunit B: protein MKTNDLIIQTTTKVVFFIIFLFSIHIFFAGHYTPGGGFVGGLLMSSAIVLLMLAFDLKTVQEMLPINYTVVTAVGLLISLATAAGSIFFNVPFFTHVYDYFYLPLLGKTSIHTAMFFDTGVYLVVVGVTMTIIQMIGGDE, encoded by the coding sequence TTGAAAACAAATGATTTAATTATTCAAACGACCACCAAAGTAGTCTTTTTCATCATTTTTCTATTCTCCATTCATATCTTTTTTGCAGGTCATTACACACCAGGTGGAGGATTTGTTGGTGGATTATTAATGTCGAGTGCCATTGTTTTATTAATGCTTGCATTCGATTTAAAAACGGTGCAAGAAATGTTGCCTATAAATTATACGGTTGTTACAGCAGTAGGCTTATTAATATCTCTTGCAACAGCGGCCGGTTCTATATTCTTTAATGTTCCATTTTTTACGCATGTCTACGATTATTTTTACTTACCTTTACTTGGTAAAACCTCTATTCATACAGCAATGTTTTTTGATACGGGTGTTTACTTAGTAGTTGTCGGTGTAACGATGACGATTATTCAAATGATAGGGGGAGATGAATAA
- a CDS encoding Na+/H+ antiporter subunit D, whose protein sequence is MINLLLFPVLIPFLFAAILLFFPKKVMAQRVVTIIGLLFALFSAIVLLLKVKTDGVQTLTLGSWAPPFGITMVSDMISALLVTSSLVIALFVVWYSFTSIGEAREKTFYYPAIMFMLTGVNGAFTTGDIFNMFVFFEVLLMSSYVLIVLGGEKVQLKESIKYILVNIVSSSLFVITVGYLYSVVGTLNMADISVKIAEIGPSGIVTVIAVLFLIVFGIKGGIFPLFFWLPGSYAAPPVPVLALFGSLLTKVGVYAIMRTYTLFFTTDTGFTHELLMIVSILTIIVGSIGALAYFDVKQIIIYNIVIAVGVILFGASIMNENGMMGSVFYLIHDILIKGALFLLIGIIISITGTSDLRKMGGLMKRYPVLAWSYLIAAFGLAGIPPLSGFVGKLLIVQGGLEDELLWQSIFILASSLIVLLSAIRIFIYAFWGEEKGEHLINAKKYRHLIAPTITLVGLTVLFGVGAEYLVPFMTDATTVLLDPSVYVEAVFRGVK, encoded by the coding sequence ATGATTAATTTATTATTATTTCCGGTTCTCATCCCTTTCCTATTTGCAGCGATATTGTTATTTTTCCCGAAAAAAGTGATGGCTCAACGAGTAGTTACAATTATTGGTTTACTATTTGCATTATTCTCTGCAATTGTTTTACTTCTAAAAGTAAAAACGGATGGCGTTCAAACACTCACGTTAGGTAGCTGGGCACCTCCTTTTGGAATTACGATGGTGTCGGATATGATTTCAGCACTACTTGTCACTTCCTCTCTAGTTATCGCTTTATTTGTTGTATGGTATAGCTTTACTTCAATTGGAGAAGCAAGAGAAAAGACATTTTATTACCCAGCCATTATGTTCATGTTAACAGGGGTAAATGGAGCATTTACAACAGGCGATATATTCAATATGTTCGTTTTCTTTGAAGTGCTATTAATGTCCTCTTATGTACTGATTGTATTAGGGGGAGAAAAAGTTCAGTTAAAAGAGTCGATTAAATACATACTTGTCAATATTGTTTCTTCTTCTTTGTTTGTTATTACGGTAGGGTATTTATATTCCGTAGTTGGAACGCTAAATATGGCTGATATTTCGGTGAAGATAGCAGAAATCGGTCCATCCGGAATTGTAACCGTTATAGCTGTTTTGTTCTTGATTGTCTTTGGAATTAAAGGAGGTATTTTCCCTCTATTTTTCTGGTTACCGGGATCATATGCTGCTCCTCCTGTTCCAGTACTTGCGTTATTTGGTTCACTGCTAACAAAGGTCGGTGTGTATGCCATTATGCGTACATACACATTGTTCTTCACAACAGATACTGGATTTACACATGAACTTTTGATGATTGTCTCCATTCTAACGATTATCGTAGGATCTATTGGGGCTCTTGCATACTTCGATGTGAAGCAAATTATTATTTATAATATTGTTATTGCCGTTGGAGTAATCTTGTTTGGAGCATCCATTATGAATGAAAATGGAATGATGGGTTCTGTTTTTTATTTAATTCATGATATTCTCATTAAAGGGGCTCTGTTTTTATTAATCGGGATTATTATTAGCATTACAGGTACATCCGATTTACGTAAAATGGGAGGGCTTATGAAGCGTTATCCGGTTCTTGCGTGGAGCTATTTAATCGCAGCATTTGGTCTCGCAGGAATTCCTCCGCTTAGTGGATTTGTAGGAAAGTTACTCATTGTGCAAGGTGGTCTTGAGGACGAGCTTTTGTGGCAAAGTATTTTTATCTTAGCTTCCAGTCTCATCGTTCTACTCTCTGCCATCCGCATTTTCATCTATGCATTCTGGGGTGAGGAAAAAGGAGAACACCTTATTAACGCGAAAAAGTATCGTCATTTAATAGCTCCAACGATTACGTTGGTTGGTCTCACAGTCCTATTCGGAGTTGGAGCAGAATACTTAGTTCCATTTATGACGGATGCAACTACTGTGTTACTTGATCCTTCTGTTTATGTAGAAGCTGTATTTAGAGGGGTGAAATAA
- a CDS encoding Na(+)/H(+) antiporter subunit C has product MEILMSILIGFLFMAAVYLILSRSLLRIIIGTGLLSHGTHLLLLTMGGLGGESAPVLAEGVTDYVDPLPQALILTAIVISFGVTAFSLVLAYRTYKEVGTDNMELMKGTEDND; this is encoded by the coding sequence ATGGAAATCTTGATGTCCATTTTAATCGGCTTTCTGTTCATGGCTGCAGTCTATTTAATTCTTTCGAGAAGCTTGCTTCGCATCATTATTGGAACGGGTTTATTAAGTCACGGAACTCATTTACTTTTATTAACGATGGGCGGTTTAGGCGGGGAATCTGCTCCTGTTTTAGCAGAAGGCGTTACAGATTACGTAGACCCTTTACCACAAGCGCTGATTTTAACTGCAATCGTAATAAGTTTCGGTGTTACAGCTTTTTCCCTTGTACTAGCTTATCGTACTTATAAAGAAGTTGGTACGGACAATATGGAATTAATGAAAGGAACTGAAGACAATGATTAA
- a CDS encoding NAD(P)/FAD-dependent oxidoreductase → MKRPTILVLGAGYGGLSTIVNLQKIVGTDEADIILVNKNDYHYESTWLHEASAGTLRPDQVRYDVKDVINSSKVTFVKATVDAIDVNTKKIATSAGEYTYDYLVIGLGFEGETFGIPGLDKYALSIANVNAARQIRDHIEYQFATWSTEDVQDDTRLTIVVGGAGFSGIEFLGELGNRVPELCKEYDVPKEKVRVLCVEAAPMVLPGFDPELVEYAVRQLESKGIEFSIGTPVVEATPEGVKIKKGEEEFEFIKAGTVVWAAGVRGNRLIESSGIENMRARVKVEKDMRAPGFPDVFIVGDCALMINEAVNRPYPPTAQIAMQQAVTVAKNIVALMKGNETEEFVPELKGTVCSLGEHDAIGDVMGRKITGTKASIMKKVIDNRALYMIGGIPLVVKKGKFSL, encoded by the coding sequence GTGAAAAGACCAACAATTCTAGTATTAGGTGCAGGATATGGTGGGTTATCTACTATAGTTAATCTTCAAAAAATAGTAGGCACCGATGAAGCAGATATAATTCTAGTGAATAAAAACGATTACCATTATGAATCTACATGGTTACATGAAGCTTCTGCTGGTACGTTACGCCCAGATCAAGTACGTTACGACGTAAAAGATGTCATTAATTCTAGCAAAGTAACGTTTGTAAAAGCGACTGTAGATGCAATTGACGTAAATACGAAAAAAATTGCAACAAGTGCTGGTGAGTATACTTATGACTACTTAGTCATTGGTTTAGGATTTGAAGGCGAAACTTTTGGAATTCCTGGTTTAGACAAGTATGCGTTATCGATTGCTAACGTAAATGCAGCCCGTCAAATTCGTGATCACATTGAATATCAATTTGCTACATGGTCAACAGAAGATGTACAAGACGATACTCGACTAACAATTGTTGTAGGTGGAGCTGGATTCTCTGGTATCGAATTTTTAGGTGAATTAGGTAATCGTGTTCCTGAACTTTGTAAGGAATATGATGTACCAAAAGAAAAAGTGCGCGTACTATGCGTCGAAGCTGCTCCAATGGTACTTCCAGGATTCGATCCTGAACTAGTAGAATATGCTGTAAGACAATTAGAGTCTAAAGGAATCGAATTCTCTATTGGTACACCAGTAGTAGAAGCTACTCCTGAAGGCGTTAAAATTAAAAAAGGCGAAGAAGAATTCGAATTCATCAAAGCTGGTACTGTTGTATGGGCTGCAGGAGTTCGAGGAAATCGCTTAATCGAATCATCAGGCATTGAAAACATGCGTGCGCGCGTTAAAGTTGAAAAAGATATGCGTGCTCCTGGATTCCCAGATGTATTTATCGTTGGGGACTGTGCACTTATGATCAATGAAGCTGTCAACCGTCCATACCCTCCAACTGCACAAATTGCTATGCAACAAGCAGTAACTGTTGCAAAAAATATTGTTGCTCTTATGAAAGGGAATGAAACAGAAGAATTCGTTCCTGAATTAAAAGGGACAGTTTGTTCTCTAGGAGAACACGATGCGATTGGTGATGTAATGGGTAGAAAGATTACTGGAACTAAAGCATCTATCATGAAAAAAGTGATTGATAACCGTGCGCTTTACATGATTGGTGGAATTCCACTTGTTGTGAAAAAAGGTAAATTTAGTTTATAA
- a CDS encoding leucyl aminopeptidase, whose product MIISTNAVLFDEIQSETLVVGVSKHPENTTKWAAFLSYFGEHILEWVKSGDISSDLKKIVKVPVANKEAVKRILFVGIGDRKQVTQENIREAFGLVGKELLSSKPESVAVWIPSFTSDSTADADVAYLAAEGLGMGSFTYEGYKTTSNVPDYYLPAIELLTDVDAEEVVSYFEVGSIYADAVNEARILVNTPGNVLTSTQLGEYARELGETYDFETEILGKKEIEELGMGALLAVNQGSVEEPRLIVLKYQATEAWEDVIALVGKGITFDTGGYSIKTKTGIVGMKGDMGGAAAVLGAMQIIGELRPNQNVIAVIASTDNMISGNAFKPDDVITSMSGKTIEILNTDAEGRLVLADAVTYAKQQGANYIVDVATLTGGVITALGYDKTGALTNDEEFFETFMESSLETGEFVWRLPLTENDKKRIRKSDVADLNNSPGSDGHMIFGGGFVGEFVENTPWIHLDIAGTSDTKSAHDFGPKGGTGVMVRTLATLVERMADEE is encoded by the coding sequence ATGATTATTAGTACAAATGCAGTTTTATTTGATGAAATCCAATCTGAAACACTTGTTGTTGGTGTATCTAAACATCCCGAAAATACAACGAAATGGGCAGCTTTTTTAAGCTACTTTGGCGAGCATATTTTAGAGTGGGTTAAAAGTGGAGATATTTCCTCCGACCTGAAAAAAATTGTAAAAGTACCCGTTGCAAATAAAGAAGCAGTTAAAAGAATTTTGTTTGTAGGAATAGGTGACCGTAAACAAGTAACACAAGAAAATATTCGAGAAGCATTTGGCCTAGTTGGGAAAGAACTTTTATCTAGTAAACCCGAATCTGTAGCAGTTTGGATTCCTTCTTTTACTTCTGATTCCACTGCTGATGCAGACGTAGCTTATTTAGCTGCTGAAGGCCTTGGAATGGGTTCTTTTACTTACGAGGGATATAAAACAACCTCTAATGTTCCGGACTATTACTTGCCAGCTATTGAGCTTCTAACAGATGTAGATGCAGAAGAAGTAGTGTCCTATTTTGAAGTTGGAAGTATTTATGCTGATGCTGTTAATGAAGCGAGAATATTAGTCAACACACCTGGTAATGTTTTAACTTCTACTCAATTAGGTGAGTATGCAAGAGAATTAGGAGAAACATATGATTTTGAAACAGAAATTCTAGGTAAAAAAGAAATAGAAGAATTAGGAATGGGTGCGCTTTTAGCTGTAAATCAAGGATCAGTAGAGGAGCCACGCCTAATCGTCTTAAAATATCAAGCAACTGAAGCGTGGGAAGATGTTATTGCCCTTGTCGGTAAAGGAATCACATTTGACACAGGTGGCTACTCCATTAAGACAAAAACTGGTATTGTAGGGATGAAAGGTGATATGGGAGGAGCAGCAGCTGTATTAGGTGCGATGCAAATTATTGGTGAGCTTCGTCCAAACCAAAATGTTATTGCTGTTATAGCTTCTACAGATAATATGATTTCCGGAAATGCATTCAAACCAGATGATGTGATCACATCTATGAGTGGGAAAACTATTGAAATATTAAATACAGATGCAGAAGGTCGTCTAGTTTTAGCAGACGCTGTTACATATGCAAAACAACAAGGAGCTAATTATATCGTGGACGTAGCTACCTTAACAGGTGGAGTTATTACAGCTCTAGGTTATGATAAAACAGGAGCTCTTACAAATGATGAGGAGTTTTTCGAAACATTTATGGAATCTTCTCTCGAAACAGGTGAATTTGTTTGGAGACTCCCATTAACGGAAAATGATAAAAAACGTATTCGTAAAAGTGATGTAGCGGATTTAAACAATTCTCCAGGTAGCGATGGTCATATGATTTTTGGTGGTGGATTTGTTGGTGAGTTCGTGGAAAATACGCCATGGATTCATTTAGATATTGCAGGTACTTCTGATACAAAATCTGCACATGATTTTGGCCCAAAAGGCGGTACTGGCGTAATGGTACGTACACTTGCAACGTTGGTTGAAAGAATGGCAGACGAAGAATAG
- a CDS encoding DUF2225 domain-containing protein — MEITPYYQKDIECLHCKKKFITTKVRSRFVKIDSHESDFQPIYQNKEVNPLLYNTFVCEHCGFSFTEDFTKYFAPGAKEIIQQEVANKWVPHSFGNERSIQEGIMAYKLGFHCGSLKKEKHVTIAGLALRTAWLYRIENEEEQEKRFMKIARDRYIDSYSSDDYNGTQMSEIRILYLIAELSRRIGENEIATRYFSKVIEKQSKSIEPKVIEMAKERWQEMREDKEKEALSP, encoded by the coding sequence TTGGAAATAACTCCATATTATCAAAAAGATATAGAATGTTTGCACTGTAAAAAGAAGTTTATAACAACAAAAGTACGATCTAGATTTGTCAAAATAGATAGCCATGAATCAGACTTTCAACCTATATATCAAAACAAAGAAGTGAATCCACTTCTCTATAATACTTTCGTGTGTGAACATTGTGGCTTTTCATTCACAGAGGACTTCACCAAATACTTTGCGCCTGGAGCAAAAGAAATAATTCAACAGGAAGTTGCAAATAAATGGGTACCACACTCTTTTGGGAATGAAAGATCTATTCAAGAAGGAATTATGGCATATAAACTAGGATTCCATTGTGGATCCTTAAAAAAAGAAAAACATGTTACTATTGCTGGTCTAGCTTTACGTACTGCTTGGTTATACCGTATAGAAAACGAAGAGGAGCAAGAAAAACGCTTTATGAAAATTGCTCGTGATCGATACATAGATTCCTATTCAAGTGATGATTATAATGGAACGCAAATGTCAGAAATACGGATACTTTATTTAATAGCTGAGTTATCTAGAAGAATTGGTGAAAATGAAATTGCAACGCGCTATTTTTCCAAAGTTATTGAAAAACAAAGCAAGTCGATTGAGCCAAAAGTAATTGAAATGGCAAAAGAACGCTGGCAAGAAATGCGTGAGGACAAAGAAAAAGAAGCCCTATCTCCATAA
- a CDS encoding YuiA family protein — protein sequence MQKTTKEGIKKSCPYCKGEGYFQLRLGGSETCGRCNGSGKK from the coding sequence ATGCAAAAAACAACTAAAGAGGGCATAAAAAAATCCTGTCCATATTGTAAAGGAGAAGGTTACTTCCAGCTTAGGCTAGGTGGTTCAGAAACTTGTGGACGTTGCAATGGTTCTGGAAAAAAATAA
- the mnhG gene encoding monovalent cation/H(+) antiporter subunit G: MTVIANLLIIATISFGTIFILVTAIGLIRLPDAYSRAHAASKSATLGVMSILLGVFFHFWLNEGYFNSRILLGILFLFITGPVGGHMMGRAAYLSGVKMWDKSVRDDLAEVVKKKREIEK; encoded by the coding sequence GTGACCGTAATAGCTAATTTACTTATCATTGCTACTATTTCTTTTGGAACAATATTTATTCTTGTCACTGCTATTGGATTAATTCGCCTTCCTGATGCCTATTCAAGAGCACACGCTGCTTCCAAGAGTGCAACACTAGGCGTTATGAGCATCCTACTAGGAGTATTTTTTCACTTTTGGTTGAATGAAGGTTATTTTAATTCTCGCATATTACTAGGAATTCTCTTCTTATTTATCACCGGACCAGTTGGCGGACATATGATGGGACGAGCAGCTTATTTATCTGGAGTGAAAATGTGGGATAAATCAGTACGTGATGATCTCGCTGAAGTCGTTAAGAAAAAAAGAGAAATTGAAAAATAA
- a CDS encoding iron-sulfur cluster assembly accessory protein, translating to MTDVVVLSEAAAYRVKEMMTHNSEEGSLLRVSVNGGGCSGLSYGMGFEKEKQEDDIELHQHGIDIVVSNEDAPILSGTTIDYKESLMGGGFTIENPNAIASCGCGSSFRTAKKEGTPESC from the coding sequence ATGACAGATGTAGTAGTTTTGTCTGAAGCGGCAGCTTACCGCGTTAAAGAAATGATGACGCACAACAGTGAAGAAGGCTCTTTACTCCGTGTATCTGTTAATGGTGGCGGGTGCAGCGGGCTTTCTTACGGGATGGGTTTTGAAAAGGAAAAACAGGAAGATGATATAGAACTTCATCAACATGGTATTGATATTGTCGTTTCAAATGAAGATGCACCCATTTTAAGTGGAACTACAATAGATTATAAAGAATCTTTAATGGGCGGAGGATTTACCATCGAAAATCCCAACGCTATCGCTTCATGTGGTTGTGGTTCTTCGTTTAGAACAGCGAAAAAAGAAGGCACACCCGAGAGTTGCTAA
- a CDS encoding YuzD family protein, whose product MEQQVLTIEIYGTDIVCASCVNAPSSKDTYEWLQAAIDRKFPAHKVTFTYIDIEKPIENEKQQMIANRIAEDEFFYPLVMINEEVIGEGYIQLKPVYAALEKYGYVSTN is encoded by the coding sequence ATGGAACAACAAGTTTTAACAATAGAAATTTATGGTACAGACATAGTATGCGCAAGCTGTGTGAATGCTCCATCCTCAAAGGATACATACGAATGGTTGCAAGCTGCAATCGACCGGAAATTTCCGGCTCATAAAGTAACATTTACATATATCGACATTGAGAAACCAATTGAGAATGAGAAACAACAAATGATTGCGAATCGAATTGCGGAGGATGAATTTTTCTATCCACTAGTCATGATTAACGAGGAAGTAATAGGTGAAGGATATATTCAATTAAAACCAGTATATGCTGCACTTGAGAAGTATGGGTATGTGAGTACAAATTGA